Genomic window (Aquimarina sp. BL5):
TCCTCATTTTAGAAGCTTGCTCTCTAAAAGGCACAAAAAGTTCCTTCTCTAGTCCCCAATCCATAAAGGCACCAATATCAGAAACTGTAGTACATTTTAAATAAGCAAATGAATTAACCGTAGCATAAGGTTCTAAAGTAGTTGCTACTATTCGCTCTTCATGATCTAAATATAAAAACACTTTGATTTCGTCCCTAATCATAAATTCATTGGGAACGTATTTATTAGGCAATAAGACTTCATTTCCATCATCATCGCTAAGATAAATTCCTTGATCTCTTTCTCTTACGATTTCTAGTGTATTATATGTACCAAGCTTAAGCATGTTCTATTTTTTGCGCAAAGATAATTGTTTAATCTTCCTATGTAGCATATTAAAACAAAAAAGGTGTCCATCAGAGAACACCTTTTATTATTTTATGAGCTACTATTTTATTTATAAACAGACTCTTTTTTAAAATGTTTAGCTAGAAGATAATACACTACAGCTCTATACTTATTACGGTTAGATTTACCATATGCATCCATTACAGAAGCAATTGCTTCATCTAATTTTGGTCCGTCAGAAAGTCCTAACTTTTTGATTAGGAAATTTTTCTTTACTGTTTCTAATTCTGCAGGATCACTTCCTGATACTGTAGCAGCATCTTTGTTATAAATAGATGGTCCACAACCAATAGTAACCTTAGTTAAAAAGTCCACATCCGGTGTTTGACCAATTTTATCTTTGATATCAGCAGCATACTTAGTTATTAATTCGTCTCTTTTACTCATAAGGTGATAATGTTTTAGGTTTTAGTTAATTTATTATGTTATCTCAAATATAACTTATTTATAAATGAATAATTCATTTATAAATTATATTCTATGGGCTTTTTTAGATAAAATGCCTAAAATAATCGATTAAAACACTATCATTCACTTTTCTGGGTGTAAAAACTTCTAATAACTGCGGCGAATCATTATTGAAATATAGGTTTTCAATACCTTTTAGCAATCCTATTATTCCATTTGTCTGTGTATATTTAACACTAAACATACTACAAAGCTGTTGAGCTGTCAATTTATGTTTTGTTTCAAAATAAGTGCTAAAATTATCAGTTTCTGATTTACCTGGTAAAATTCTAAAAATTCCTCCTCCGCTATTATTAATTAAAATAATTTTAAAATTAGCGGGAATGTTATCATTCCATAATCCATTACTATCATAAAAGAAACTGAGATCTCCCGTTATCAAGGTCGTAGGAACTCCAGAAGCTACTGCTGCACCTATAGCGGTAGATGTACTTCCATCAATACCACTTGTTCCCCTATTACAATACACCTTAAAGGAAGGATTCAATGAAAACAATTGCGCATATCGTACCGTAGAACTATTACTTAACTGAATCATCTGATCATCTGGAATATGATTAAAAAGTGTTTCAAACACTTTTAGATCTGTAAAATCTATACGTTCTAAATATTCGGCGTGTCGCACTCTTCTTTGATTTCTGAGAGATATCCAAAATGATTTATAATCATTCTGCAATGCCTCGGTATCAGGAAGGAAATCAGAAAAAAAAGAATTAGGGTTCATTTTTATATGTTCTGTTAAACAGAAATAAGTGTCATACGCTTTTTTCTCATCAATATGCCAATGCACTTTTGGTTGATAGTTTCTGAAAAAAGCCTTGATTCTTTTAGAAACTACCATGCCTCCAAAAGTAAGTAGAATCTCAGGCTGCAATGCCCTAAACTCTTCTTCATTTAACGATGTTATTAATTGATCAATACAATTAACATGAGTGTCGTGATGAATATTTGATGTTGTTTCAGTCAAAACCAACACAGAAGAATCTTTGGCAAAATGATCTATCCATCTTCGCTCAATACTGTTTGGCGCATTAACACCTATCAATATTATTTTTCGTTTTGCTTTATTCCATTCTATCAACATACTGGATCGTAAAGCATCCGATATACGATGTTCTAAGTACTCTACAGGAATATTTTTGGGAGAAATTGTTGGTTGTTCAATTGTATCATATAGCGGTTCATAAAAAGGAACATTAATATGAACTGGACCTCTATTTTCTATGGAAGCATTAAGAGCTAAATTAATTTCTCTTTCGTTATGCTTTTGTGCTTCGTGTTGTTTTTGTTTTATCTTAAGATCATTTATTTCTGTTTCTGGTACAATTTCAGAATATAAATTTGCAGAATACAAAATATGATTCTCGAATACATTTTTTTGACGTATCGTCTGTCCGTCACCTATATCAATACGTTCAATAGGTCTATCCGCACTTAATACTACCAAAGGAATATCACTATAAAAAGCCTCTGAAATTGCTGGATAATAGTTTAACAATGCACTACCCGATGTGCATACCAGTGCTACAGGCTTCTTAATCTGTTGTGCAATTCCCAATGCAAAAAAAGCAGCACATCGTTCATCAACAATACTATAGCAATTCATATCAGGATTTTCAGTAAAACCAATAGTCAAAGGTGCATTTCTGGATCCTGGAGATATTACAATATGATGAATTCCTTTTGCTTCACACAAAGCAACCACTGTTTGGGACAAAGGAATTTTGGAATATAATCGTTTCTTCATTCGAGTCGCTAAATTACGATATAGCCATAATTAAAGCCAGTGTTTTAATGCAAAACTTTTTTCATAGTTTCAGTCTTTCTTACGGTTTCCTCCCATTCTTTTTCTGAGATAGAATCTTTGGTGATTCCTCCTCCTACATAAAGTATTGCTTTACCAGAAGACATTTCCATACATCTTAGATTTACATACAGATTAGATTCAGTTTTTCCTTTATGATTGATATATAGTTCTCCAAGAAAACCTGTATAATATTTCCGATCATATAATTCATTCTTTAAAATAAAGGATTTTGCTGGTTTTTTAGGTAAACCGCACACAGCAGGAGTAGGATGCAATACCTTGATAATATCTTCTACATTAGAATTTTTATTCTTCAAAAAGCCTTTAATATCTGTTCTTAAATGCAACAGTGTACCTGCCTTATATGTATATGTATTTGATTTTTCAATACTGTTCACATTGGATGAGAGTTCATTCAAAACAAAATTTGTAACCATCGCTTGCTCCTCTCTCTCCTTTGATCCCCAATGCACTTCTAACGAATCAACATAAGGTTGTGTTCCAGCTAATGCCATCGTAAAAAACTGGTCTTCTTTTATAGTAACCAAAGTTTCTGGAGTTGCACCAAGCCAGGTTCCTATAGCTGGATGGTGCCAGCAATAGACAAAAGCATTAGGATAATTATCGATCAACTGTCGAAAAACCATTAAATAGTCTTTACCAGAAAAAGTGATTTCTTCTTTTCTGGACAATACCACCTTCTTAAAGGAATCATTAGCGATAGCTTCTATTCCTTCCTCAACTAGTTTTATATGATTTTTTTTTGCTTTATGATCATTATGAACGAAGAGAGATTGATTTTGATTTTGACCTTTATGTTCGGACGGAATAACTGCGCTATAACAACTGCTTTTATCCGTTGGTATTAATATCGTTTTACCATTACTATCAAATGGCGCAAAAACAAAACCTGAAGTATCATATCCATTTACATTATACAAGTGATTATCATTTTGAAGAAAACTATTTATTTTCTTTTCTCCAGATTTTCTATATACAACAAAGGGTAATTGATGATCCAATTGAGATTGGATTTTCAGATATAATGCTGAAATATCCATATTATCTGGATTTAGACAATGCTATAGTTGTTAATTTTACAATGGAGATTAGATTACTTTCTTCATCACGAATTTTAATATCCCAAAGTTGAGTCGTTCTTCCTTTATGCACAATCTCTGCTCTAGCATATACAAATCCCTCTCTAATACTTTTTACATGATTCGCAGAAATCTCTAAGCCCCTTATATAAAATTCTTTAGTATCTAAGAATATATGTGAGGCTGCACTACCAACACTCTCTGCTAGTGCTACCATAGCACCACCATGAAGTACACCATCCGGTTGATGAACCTTTGAGGTAACCGGCATTTTGGCAACCAAGTAATCTTTACCTACTTCGCAAAAAGAAATATCCAATGTTTCCATTAGCGTATTTTCGCACATTATAGCACATCTCTTCAGTATTTCTTCTTCAGTTAACTGCATACTTTTTTAAATTTTAAGTAAAAATAAGCAATGACACTAAATAATTCTAACTATATTTATGTATTATTTTAACGAACGTTCAATAAAATGCCTAAAACTAAAACATCTAAAGAAGAAGTCCTGAGTAAAGTAATTCCTGTACTAAGAGAAAGAGGCATATGCAAAAGCAGTATGAGTGAATTAGCCAAAGCATGTGAAATACAGAAATCCCACTTTTACTATTACTTTAATAATAAAGAACAGCTAATTAAAGAGGTGTTAGCTACCGTAAATAGTTATTTTAAACATAACCTATTCAAAGTAATTAAAAACAATAATTTAACTATTGAACAAAAACTTAAAAAAGTTCATGAACTCATAAACAAAATGTTTAAAAATGCGAATAGCGGATGTATTATGGCAAATACTGCGTTAGAAACTGCCCATCTCGATCCTATTTACAAGGATGAAATCAAACATTTTTTTAAAGATTTTATCGCTGGTTTACAGATTTTGCTAGAACCTAACTATTCTAAAGAAGAATCATTATCACTAGCGGAACAAATGGTTCAGGATCTTGAAGGCGGTATTTTATTGATGCGTATCTATAACGATCATAAGTATATTAACAATGCAGTTTCCAGAATGGAAAAAATCATATTAAAAGCATAATAATGGAATCATATACTATTAAATCCACCGATGACTACCCGATCTCCGTGCATGAATTTGTCCCAAAGTCGTCAAACAATAAAACAATCGTCTTTGCTCCTGCTGTAGCAGTTCCACAAAAGTTTTACTTTAGTATGGCTACATACCTGGCACAAAAAGGCTGTAATGTATTTACTTTTGATTATAGAAGTATTGGGTCTTCAATATCACAAAGTATTCAATCCCTAAAAGAGTATGGTTTTTTTTCCTGGGCTATGGACTTTAAAGCTGTGTCAAAATATGCAAAAGAAGAATTCCCTGATAATACACAATATATGATAGGCCATAGTTATGGTGGTAATAGCGTTGGTTTTAGTGATTCGTTTCAATACTATGACAAGTATCTTACTATAGGTTCTCAGTTTGGGTTTTACAAACATTTCACTCTAAAAATGCGTGCTTTGATATATCTCAATTTTAAGTTTTTCGTACCACTAACAACATCTATTTTAGGATACTATCCATCGAGTTGGTTTGGATTAGGAAGACCTTTGACCACAAAAGCTGCAAAGGACTGGGCTACTTTCTTACTACATCCAGATTCGATGTTACATTTTTCCAAAGGAGGTTCTGAAACTTATTATGAAGATATTAAAGAATCTATTTTATTAATTAGTATTGACGATGACCTTTTTGCCCCTCAAAAATCAGTAGACATACTAAGCGATCGTGTATATAAAAATGCCAAAACTACCAGAAAACACTTAAAACCCTCAGATTACAATCTAAAAACAATTGGTCACTTTGATTTTTTTAGAAAGAAAAATCAGGATATCTTGTGGCCTATAATCGATGAATGGTTCCAATTATAAAAGTTATTAATTATGCAAAAAGAGGTTGTTTATCAATCCACAAACACTTACGACACTTTAAATGAGTTGACTTCCGAAACCAAAAACGTTTGGTTGGTATTTCATGGAATTGGTTATCTAAGCAGATATTTTATTCGGTTATTCCAAAGTCTGGATCCCGAAAAAAACTATATAATTGCTCCGCAAGCTCCGTCCAAATATTATAAAAACAATGATTATAAAAAAGTAGGATCTAGCTGGCTCACTAAGGAGAACACCAAAACTGAGACTAAAAATGTACTCAATTATATAGATTCAATAATTAAGGAAGAAAAACTTCCCGCTACAACTAGGTTTGTCGTCCTAGGGTATTCACAAGGTGTTAGTATCGCCAGTAGATGGATTGCCAGTCAACAAATCCAGCCAGATGACTTTGTGATGATTTCTGGTGGATTTCCGAAAGAGTTAGGAAAAGAAGATTTTACATTTTTGACTAACAAAACCAAAGTAAGTCACATTTTAGGAGAAAAGGATCCCTATTTTGAAATTGCCAAAGTAGAAGCCGAAAAAATACGTGTAAAAGATATATTACCGCAAATAGAATTTAGATCACATCCTGGAGGTCATGAACTTGATATTGAAACTTTAAAAAATATTGTTTAAATTTAAATGAAATCTAAACTTCCATCAATGCATAAAAAAATAGTACCTCTTTTTGTTTCTTTATTTTGTTTTCAGGCTTTTTGTTTTGCTGATTATTATATTGATCGAGTAACTGGACGAGGACTTGGGTTAGATGGATCAGAAACAAACAAACTGAGAGTAATAGATATACGAGAATGGAATTATGTAATTGAAGAAAAAGGAGGAACTAAATCTAAGCCTGGAACTAGAGAATTACATAGGAATAGTTATGTAATTACTTTTAATGAAAATCAAATACAAAAGGAAGTTCAGAGAATCGCCGATGATACAATGGAAGAGGGATTAGAGAATCAGGTATTCATAGTTCTAAATGTTAATAGTGGAGAAGTTTTTGCCATTAGAGACTGGATACCAGAATTTAGAACCAAAAAAGAAATCGTTATTAATACATATGGAGTTGGTTCGAATAGTGCTCCGAGAGTTGGAGAAGGATTAATGCTTTTAGGGCAACTACATGGCCACCCTAAAGAAATGGCAGAAGATCTAAGAAATATTAGAACTGTTTCAGAATTTGATATCGAAGTTGCTAAAGAGTTAGGTATTACAATTTTTGCAGTTGATGCATTCAATTCTTATGAAATATTTGTCTCAGGAAAATCAGTTAAAAATTCTCGAGCCCTTCATATTCATTCCGTAGAAGAGAATGGTGTAACTAAAAATTTTATCGGACAAACTTTTGGAAAGAATGGATTAAATACTTTCGATTTCTCTACCTATTTTGATTCAATCCTAAGAACTGATAAAAGCGTAGAGATTTTGTAACACATTATATTGTTTTTAATTTTTAAGTAAAATCCTTAGTCCTGATCCAATGATTTTTTGTTTACTCTATCAAAAAATCTAATAAGTAAAAAATACTGCAAGAATAAGTAGACCTGTTATGCATTTAGATTTTTTTTAATCAAAGTATGTCAATTCGAGTACTTCGATCGAAGGAAGAAGTGCGTCAAGGATAGGATTTTAAATACACAACGAATTAAGTATGTGTTTTTTTTTGAATATTGGAATCTAGTAGTATCTCCTGTTTAGTTGGAGGAATCTATAACAATTAAATTTAAATCCAAATTGGTACGTTCTTTTCCGTTCACCATAAATAATGCGGTAAACGTATCTAAATCTTTTACATATTGTGTTATAAATCTTTCTGCTTTTTTTTCATCACAGAATAATTCTACAGTCGCAATTACTCCCATATCATGATCCGAAAAAAACAAAAACTGTTCCGTTCCATTTGTTCCTTTTAATCGCGATACGATAGCATACTCTGATGCTGTCCCCTTAATATCAAGATCAAAAATTGTGTCTTTATTTTTGGCAACGTTTTTATATCTAAGTTCTCGATCTTGAATAGAAAAAAAAGAATTTCGCTCATTAAAATATTGAATAAACTTATTATGATTTTTGGTCGGCCCTATATAAACAGAGTTATGCTCCTTAATATCGTTATATGTAGACTTAGTAGAAAATCGAATCGAAAAGCTCTGATCTCTAGAATAAAAAAGTTTAGTTAAGTGGTAAACAGCAATAGACCCCATTTCTGTAACATAAGAATAGTTTGCAGGAATTACATCTTTCCTAAATTCAGGATTCTCTTTTTGAAAACTATAAAAATCATTCAAAGAATTGATTTGATAATCCCTATTCCAGCCTACTCTACCGGTTTTAGTTTTAGCCATAAATCCAAAAAAGTCTCCCACTACCAGAGTCGTTTCTTTATTATTATTAAAAAATGAATCCCATAATACAATAGGCTTATGATATAAAAACTTGAATAAGATTAAACCCAAAATCATTAACAAAGAGAGTGAAACACTAATTGCTACTTTGTATAAAACTTTATAATCTTTTCTTTTATTATTAATTGTTTTGTTTTGTAAAAATGAGATATAATATTGTCCTTTATCAATGGTAAGCTTCCAAGGTCTATTCTTCCCTTCATTTTCATAATATTTTTCAAGTTTCTTTCTGAGATTATAAATATTCACTCGAATACTAGAGGAATTATTTTGGTCTATAAATCTTTTACCAAAAATTTCCATCCCAATCGTTGTTTCTTTCAATTGTTTTTTGGAGATAGTAGCTTCTGTCAAAAAACGAAGTAAGTTTTTACTTGAAGGAGACTTAGAAAATTCTCGACTATCTAGAATATCCTGTAATATTTGTATTTTTTCTTCTTTTGAAAGTTCCTTCATTTTTATTCAAATTCAACTTATAAAAGCTATAAAGTTAACCGTTACAAATACCGTTAACCAAAGGTTAAATATAGAAATAATTATAACTTTTAAGTATTTTTCTTCAGAAGTCAATAGAATTATTCTAAAAAACTTAGAAGCTTAATAGAGATTGATAATTTTTAAAGACTTTATAGTATTAAGAATTTTTATGAGAATTATGGTTCTTTCAAATAACAAATTATAATGAATATATATCATCTGCTAACTATTATAACGAACCTGAATGAAATCACGCTATTCTAGGAGTAACATCTTTAAACATATAAATCTTAAACCATAATTATTTTCTTGCTAAACATGAAAAAACTTTTCGTACAAACGACATCTAAGATTATATTATTTATTTGTTTTTGCGTTTCCGGTAATGCTCAAGTAAATAATAATCTTGATATAACTCCTGTAGCTGTTAAAAAGCAAATGAAGCTTGTAGCTGATTGGCAAATCGAGCATTTCCGAGAAAAATACAGTGGTAGAGACAAACCTCATCATATTGCAGACTGGACTAATGGAGCACTTTATGTTGGTATGACTAAATATGCGAGAATAGCTAATGATGATAGATACTGGCAATGGTTAAAAAAAATTGGAACGCAACAAAAATGGCAACTACACTATAGAAAATATATGGCAGATGATCATGTAGTTGGCCAAATGTTTTTAGAATTATTCAGAAAATTTAAAGACTCTTCCATGGTTACTCCGACAAAAGAGCGTTTGGACTGGATTATAAAAAATCCAAGTAAACAACCGATCACTTTAGACAATTATAAACACTTAGAAAGATGGACCTGGTGTGATGCTTTATTTATGAGTCCGCCTGTTTGGGCAAAACTGACAAACATTACTGGCGATCAAAAATATACGGATTGGATGTTAAAAGAATACGAGGTTACAAAGCAACATCTTTTTGATGAAGAAGAACATCTATTTTTTAGAGATAATAGTTTTATTGATAAATTAGATCACGGCAATAAAATATTTTGGTCAAGAGGAAATGGATGGGTATTTGGAGGGCTTACCCTGCTAATGGACGAATATGAACCTGGATCTAAACCTTATGAATATTTTAAGGAAATCTACCTTAAAATGGCGAAAAAACTCATCAAAATCCAAACTCCAGAGGGGTATTGGTCTATGAGTTTACTCAATCAAAAACATTATCCAACCCCTGAAACTAGTGGAACATCGTTTTTTACATTTGGTTTAGCGTGGGGTATAAATAATGGAATATTAGACAGAGTAATATATGAACCTCATATAAAAAAAGCTTGGAATGCTCTAAATCGTTCTATTACTCCCAAAGGTATGTTAGGCTACGTACAACCTATAGGTGCAGGCCCTGATAAAGCTTTTAAAGACCAAACCGAAGTATATGGTACAGGAGCTTTTCTAGCCGCTGGTTCTGAAGTATACACCCTGTATGGTGGACAACCAATATATCAGATTTCTAAACCAGATTATATAAAAAGTCCAAAAACCGGAATGACTCGAGAGCATTGGTTAGATATGGCACAATATATCTTAGAAGGTGCTTTTTCGTATGTAGATAAAATCGATGATCCACTTAAATTTCCAAAATTAGGAAACGTATCTTACCCTAGGGGTGATTGGCAAATCCCAATAGAAAAATTAGAAGGTTTATGCAGAACACTTTTTGTAGCTGCTCCTTTGTTAAAGGAAAATCCAGAATTAACCATTAATGGTATTAGGATAGCAGATTATTATCGGCATAACATAGTAAATCTGATAGATGAAAATCACCCATCATTCATACAAGACAAAGAAAAAGATTGGCCGGGACAAACCTTGGTCGAATTTGGTGCATTAGGAATTTCGTTCTTTACTATTCCTGAAATAGTTTGGGATCCTCTTACACAGGAACAAAAAGATATTTTAGCTCGTAAAATGATTAGTTATGGTGATGGTGCAACCGTTCCTTCTAATTGGAAATTTTTTAACATTTTTGTTTTAAGTTTTTTTAAAAGTCAAGGATATGTGGTCAATGAAACGTTATTGGTCGATTATTTAAATAAGAGTTTAGATCATTATCGAGGTGATGGTTGGTATAACGATAATCCCGCTTATGATTATTACAGTATGTGGGCGTTTCAGATGTATGCTGCTTATTGGTCTGAGGTATTTGGAAATAAATATTACCCTGAAATTGCTAAAAAATTCAAGGCAAATTTTTTAGATATAAAAGATAGTTATCCCTACATGTTTAGTAAAGATGGAGAAATGATAATGTGGGGAAGAAGTATTAGTTATCGTATAGCTTCTATTAGTCCATTTCCTTTTTTAGGTTTTTATCCAGAAGAAACCAAAAACGTTAACTGGGGATGGATGCGGCGTATTTCTTCTGGAGTATTATCACAATTCTTGCAACATCCTCATTTTATGAAAGATGATATTCCAACATTGGGATTTTATGGATCATTTGATCCTTCTGTGCAATATTACAGCTGTCGAGGAAGTGCTTTTTGGATGGGAAAAGCTTTTCTCAGTTTACTACTACCAAAAGAAAATGAATTTTGGAATGCTACAGAAAATGATGGAGCATGGGATAATGAATTAATCAAGGATAAAGCACATAATAAGTTTTTTAAAACTTCAGAAATCATGCTTACCAATTATCCAAATATTGGAGCTACGGAAATTCGAGCTTGGTGTAATGTACCAATTACCGGAGTGAAAGAGCCCTTCCGAGGTAGCGAAAACTATAACAAACTAGCATACAACAGTGCTTTTCCCTGGCAAGCTGATGATCCTAATGGTATTGTATCTATGAATTACATGTTTAAAACCGGAGTTGATACTATCCCATACGAACCTGGAAGATTATACACCTTTAAAAAATTTGAAAATGGTGTCTATTATCGAGATCTAAAATCCGAAATTATTGATGATGTTTCTATAAATCTAGCCGATATCCCTCTTAAAAATGGGATTCTACGCGTAGATAAAGTTAATACTAAAAAACCTCTAGATTTCATTTTAGGACACTATAGTCTGTCACATATCAACGGATATATAAAAAAATCTGTTCAACAAATAAAAGATACAGAGGTACATATCATTGATAATGGCGAATATCAATTGGCTTTGATTCCTATAAAAGGATGGGATACCATCGCTACCAAAACTACGACAGATTTACATCCAGAAACTAAAAAAAGTACTGTAATGAACGTTAAAGTAAAACATCCTCTCTCTAAACAAGACGATGTCTATATCACAGCTATGTTATGGAAAAAATCTGGAACTGATTTTACAATTGACGAATTGTCTGTTATTAAAAAAATTAAAATGAATAAAAAAAATAAAGAGATTACTATAATACATCAAAATAATTCAAAACACACTATTTCTTACTAATAAATTACTTTATGAGCACAATATATGAAACGCGTTATGCTAGTAACCCAAAAGCTGTAAAGCATTATGACACAAAAGCATTACGAGATGAATTTTTGATTAAAAATCTAATGCAACAAGATAAAATTGTTTGGGTTTATACACATTACGATCGTTATATGGCCGGTTCTGCTGTTCCTGTTAACAAAGAACTAAAATTAGAAACCATTGATCCTATAAAATCAGACAACTTTACGGATCGAAGAGAATTAGGAGTTATTAATGTAGGTGGTGCAGGACATGTAACTGTAGATGGGACTACGTACGCATTGGGATATAAAGATGCATTATATATTGGAAAAGATAGCAAAAATGTAGTTTTCAAAAGTGATGTCCCTAACAATCCAGCTAAGTTCTATCTAAATTCTGCACCTGCACACCGTACTTTTCCTACTAAACCTATAACTAAAGAACAAGCAAATAAATTGGAACTTGGAGCAATGGAAACTGCTAATGCGAGAACTGTTTATCAAATGATTCTTAGTGGAGTTGTAGAAACATGTCAGTTACAAATGGGAATGACAGAATTAAAACCAGGAAGTGTATGGAATACGATGCCAGCACACGTACATGATCGCAGGATGGAAGTCTATTTTTATTTTGAAGTCCCAGAAGAACAAGCTATTTGTCATTTTATGGGTCCGGTGGATGAAACACGACATATTTGGTTACAAAATTGCCAAGCAGTTATCTCCCCTCCTTGGTCCATACACTCAGGATCAGGAACTAGTAACTATACATTTATCTGGGGAATGGCAGGTGAAAATTTAGACTATAATGATATGGATATCGCAAAAATTACGGAGTTAAAATAATCACTTAAACCATGACAAATCAATCATTTGATAATTTAAAAACGATAACATTAGCTGTGTAAAAGATTTAGAACCTTAGTATTTGAAAAATGTAGGCCTTAATGGAGAAAAACTATTCTCTTATCCTTTCTAATATTATTGATTTTGTTAATGAATTCTATTTCACCTAAAAGAAGAAATTTTGTAGCTATTGTTAAACTTTCTAATGATGATTGATGGTCAAGAAATATTAAAAATGACGTTTTTATCTTTTTCATAGCAAAGCTTGTAAAATAAATAATAAATAGATGAAACTTTTTAGTCCTTTTTCTTTAGCTATTATATTAATCTCATTTGGATGTAGTTCTACTTACAGTCAAGAAATTACTATTAAAAA
Coding sequences:
- a CDS encoding DUF2853 family protein — translated: MSKRDELITKYAADIKDKIGQTPDVDFLTKVTIGCGPSIYNKDAATVSGSDPAELETVKKNFLIKKLGLSDGPKLDEAIASVMDAYGKSNRNKYRAVVYYLLAKHFKKESVYK
- the menD gene encoding 2-succinyl-5-enolpyruvyl-6-hydroxy-3-cyclohexene-1-carboxylic-acid synthase, whose protein sequence is MKKRLYSKIPLSQTVVALCEAKGIHHIVISPGSRNAPLTIGFTENPDMNCYSIVDERCAAFFALGIAQQIKKPVALVCTSGSALLNYYPAISEAFYSDIPLVVLSADRPIERIDIGDGQTIRQKNVFENHILYSANLYSEIVPETEINDLKIKQKQHEAQKHNEREINLALNASIENRGPVHINVPFYEPLYDTIEQPTISPKNIPVEYLEHRISDALRSSMLIEWNKAKRKIILIGVNAPNSIERRWIDHFAKDSSVLVLTETTSNIHHDTHVNCIDQLITSLNEEEFRALQPEILLTFGGMVVSKRIKAFFRNYQPKVHWHIDEKKAYDTYFCLTEHIKMNPNSFFSDFLPDTEALQNDYKSFWISLRNQRRVRHAEYLERIDFTDLKVFETLFNHIPDDQMIQLSNSSTVRYAQLFSLNPSFKVYCNRGTSGIDGSTSTAIGAAVASGVPTTLITGDLSFFYDSNGLWNDNIPANFKIILINNSGGGIFRILPGKSETDNFSTYFETKHKLTAQQLCSMFSVKYTQTNGIIGLLKGIENLYFNNDSPQLLEVFTPRKVNDSVLIDYFRHFI
- a CDS encoding chorismate-binding protein, which gives rise to MDISALYLKIQSQLDHQLPFVVYRKSGEKKINSFLQNDNHLYNVNGYDTSGFVFAPFDSNGKTILIPTDKSSCYSAVIPSEHKGQNQNQSLFVHNDHKAKKNHIKLVEEGIEAIANDSFKKVVLSRKEEITFSGKDYLMVFRQLIDNYPNAFVYCWHHPAIGTWLGATPETLVTIKEDQFFTMALAGTQPYVDSLEVHWGSKEREEQAMVTNFVLNELSSNVNSIEKSNTYTYKAGTLLHLRTDIKGFLKNKNSNVEDIIKVLHPTPAVCGLPKKPAKSFILKNELYDRKYYTGFLGELYINHKGKTESNLYVNLRCMEMSSGKAILYVGGGITKDSISEKEWEETVRKTETMKKVLH
- a CDS encoding PaaI family thioesterase; its protein translation is MQLTEEEILKRCAIMCENTLMETLDISFCEVGKDYLVAKMPVTSKVHQPDGVLHGGAMVALAESVGSAASHIFLDTKEFYIRGLEISANHVKSIREGFVYARAEIVHKGRTTQLWDIKIRDEESNLISIVKLTTIALSKSR
- a CDS encoding TetR/AcrR family transcriptional regulator: MPKTKTSKEEVLSKVIPVLRERGICKSSMSELAKACEIQKSHFYYYFNNKEQLIKEVLATVNSYFKHNLFKVIKNNNLTIEQKLKKVHELINKMFKNANSGCIMANTALETAHLDPIYKDEIKHFFKDFIAGLQILLEPNYSKEESLSLAEQMVQDLEGGILLMRIYNDHKYINNAVSRMEKIILKA
- a CDS encoding alpha/beta fold hydrolase, translated to MESYTIKSTDDYPISVHEFVPKSSNNKTIVFAPAVAVPQKFYFSMATYLAQKGCNVFTFDYRSIGSSISQSIQSLKEYGFFSWAMDFKAVSKYAKEEFPDNTQYMIGHSYGGNSVGFSDSFQYYDKYLTIGSQFGFYKHFTLKMRALIYLNFKFFVPLTTSILGYYPSSWFGLGRPLTTKAAKDWATFLLHPDSMLHFSKGGSETYYEDIKESILLISIDDDLFAPQKSVDILSDRVYKNAKTTRKHLKPSDYNLKTIGHFDFFRKKNQDILWPIIDEWFQL
- a CDS encoding alpha/beta hydrolase; the protein is MQKEVVYQSTNTYDTLNELTSETKNVWLVFHGIGYLSRYFIRLFQSLDPEKNYIIAPQAPSKYYKNNDYKKVGSSWLTKENTKTETKNVLNYIDSIIKEEKLPATTRFVVLGYSQGVSIASRWIASQQIQPDDFVMISGGFPKELGKEDFTFLTNKTKVSHILGEKDPYFEIAKVEAEKIRVKDILPQIEFRSHPGGHELDIETLKNIV
- a CDS encoding helix-turn-helix domain-containing protein, encoding MKELSKEEKIQILQDILDSREFSKSPSSKNLLRFLTEATISKKQLKETTIGMEIFGKRFIDQNNSSSIRVNIYNLRKKLEKYYENEGKNRPWKLTIDKGQYYISFLQNKTINNKRKDYKVLYKVAISVSLSLLMILGLILFKFLYHKPIVLWDSFFNNNKETTLVVGDFFGFMAKTKTGRVGWNRDYQINSLNDFYSFQKENPEFRKDVIPANYSYVTEMGSIAVYHLTKLFYSRDQSFSIRFSTKSTYNDIKEHNSVYIGPTKNHNKFIQYFNERNSFFSIQDRELRYKNVAKNKDTIFDLDIKGTASEYAIVSRLKGTNGTEQFLFFSDHDMGVIATVELFCDEKKAERFITQYVKDLDTFTALFMVNGKERTNLDLNLIVIDSSN